The genomic stretch tatatacatgaatacacacatatgtatgggctatatatatatatatatatatatatatatatatatatatatatatatatatacatacatatatatatatatatatatatatatatatatatatatatatatatatatatatatatatatatatatatatttatttatttatatatatatatatgtgtgtgtgtatatttatatatatgtagatgttaCTTTACATGTTTAGCCAAATGtggccctcgagtcaaaaagtttagagACCCCTGCACTGGCCTTTCTAGAGCTTTTCAGCTCTTTAGTATTCAAACCATTACTGCATTTAAACATGTTCTACAACCTGTCACTATTtacacttcacgcaccctctttattaaccagtagaattgtcgtttgttacctttcttcctctccaccatgttattgcttgtatgcactttgtgtgtgcgttttgacacactcaacatcatgcgcctcggctctgtagtcaccgccacacagcaGCATTCaggtgaaagaacggtaccggtacttttcaaaggtgctatagtaccgatttcaattgatactttattagtagcagtatactgtacaaccctactacacacacatacagtacatagaagaaagtgtgtttttgttgtttgtgtcttgcagacgtccagcagctgatcggtaatccagaagaagtttcccctcagttaggggggagctccactttgaagcaggagactccacaaccaccctgcattaaaaaggaagaggaggaactctgcatcactcaggagggagagtgtcttctaggacgagaggaagctgattacaccaagtttccactgagtattctctctgtgaagactgaagatgatgaagagaaaccacaagaagacaacctcttagctccactatcagatagtgaggctgaagacgaggttgaagaacctttgagcagcgataaagactgtgaaggtgatatgaggactcacactgacaacaaacactctgaatgctctacaaagaagagaggtaaaacatgtttgagctgctcagtttgtgctaaaagttttactaaaaagagccgTTTGActctacacatgagaacacacacaggtgaaaaaccatttaattgtttagtttgtggcaaaagcttttctcaaaatagctatttgactcaacacaatagaatacacacaggagaaaaaaccttTCACTGTTCAATTTGTAGTAAAAACTATTATTTTAAGAGccgtttgactcgacacatgagaacacacacaggtgaaaaaccattcagttgttcaatttgtggcaaaagcttttctcgaaaatgtggtttgactcaacacatgagaacacacacaggtgaaaaaccattcatTTGTtccgtttgtggcaaaagcttttctcaaaattgtgg from Entelurus aequoreus isolate RoL-2023_Sb linkage group LG17, RoL_Eaeq_v1.1, whole genome shotgun sequence encodes the following:
- the LOC133632324 gene encoding zinc finger protein OZF-like, coding for MDDYCYAKMATSAKREHERESAPPTSSKSPTEIKTKDEDVQQLIGNPEEVSPQLGGSSTLKQETPQPPCIKKEEEELCITQEGECLLGREEADYTKFPLSILSVKTEDDEEKPQEDNLLAPLSDSEAEDEVEEPLSSDKDCEGDMRTHTDNKHSECSTKKRGKTCLSCSVCAKSFTKKSRLTLHMRTHTGEKPFNCLVCGKSFSQNSYLTQHNRIHTGEKTFHCSICSKNYYFKSRLTRHMRTHTGEKPFSCSICGKSFSRKCGLTQHMRTHTGEKPFICSVCGKSFSQNCGLTEHMRIHTGEKPCKCSVCGTTFSVKKRLTEHMRTHTGEKPFMCSVCGTTFSVKKRLTEHMRTHTGEKPFNCSICGKGFSVKRNLTQHMRTHSGLRPFNCLVCGKSFPNNSSLCLHMRTHRGEKPFTCSVCCKRFTRNTDAVKHIKTHRGK